A single region of the Rhodococcus sp. W8901 genome encodes:
- a CDS encoding MFS transporter, translating to MPLIGKASDKIGKKRVILGLAGVFVLGSVVCATADSFAVLLAGRALQGVLVGIVALSYSLVRDIMPRDFVPVALGMVATGIGMSAVAGPFIAGWLIDGFGFHGIFWFMAIHAVLYADTALSRGFLYAGAVGLVGIAVALVMKHGRKPATGGLATPAPAGLQAEADSGASNAPTDMSIR from the coding sequence ATGCCGCTCATCGGGAAGGCGTCGGACAAGATCGGCAAGAAGCGGGTGATCCTCGGCCTGGCCGGCGTCTTCGTGCTCGGCAGCGTTGTCTGTGCAACTGCAGACTCGTTTGCCGTCCTGCTCGCCGGTCGCGCACTGCAGGGAGTTCTCGTCGGGATCGTCGCGCTCTCGTACAGCCTCGTGCGCGACATCATGCCCCGCGACTTCGTCCCTGTCGCTCTGGGCATGGTGGCGACGGGTATCGGCATGTCCGCCGTCGCAGGACCGTTCATCGCCGGCTGGTTGATCGACGGGTTCGGTTTCCACGGGATCTTCTGGTTCATGGCGATCCACGCCGTCCTCTACGCGGACACGGCGCTCTCACGCGGCTTCCTGTACGCGGGAGCCGTCGGGCTCGTGGGCATCGCCGTCGCGCTCGTGATGAAGCACGGTCGCAAGCCTGCCACCGGTGGACTGGCGACCCCGGCCCCCGCCGGACTTCAGGCCGAGGCCGATTCCGGAGCCTCCAACGCCCCCACCGACATGTCGATCAGATGA
- a CDS encoding TetR/AcrR family transcriptional regulator: MSNPGNAKSAMIEVAERMFAERGIDGVSMRDVAAAAGQKNNSAVQYHFGGRDGLVLEVFRRRMREINLSRAAFLAKLDEEGLGHDVRGLVEAVVVPLADYLRTSGTDSYYAQFIARVSPSVDIANTELSDVTEVSREVSTRLMRALGHLPRRVAVVRVDLMLNMAVSALAVFEQRRNSGNPVVDTDFDETVRHLIDMSVGALEAPESASA, translated from the coding sequence GTGTCGAATCCCGGAAATGCGAAGAGCGCGATGATCGAGGTCGCCGAGCGGATGTTCGCCGAGCGTGGCATCGACGGCGTGTCGATGCGCGACGTCGCCGCCGCTGCCGGCCAGAAGAACAACTCGGCCGTGCAGTACCACTTCGGCGGGCGGGACGGTCTCGTTCTCGAGGTCTTCCGTAGGCGCATGCGGGAAATCAATCTCAGTCGCGCGGCCTTCCTGGCGAAACTGGACGAGGAGGGACTCGGGCACGACGTGCGTGGACTCGTCGAGGCCGTCGTCGTGCCGCTCGCCGACTATCTCCGGACCTCCGGGACCGATTCGTACTACGCACAGTTCATCGCTCGCGTATCCCCGTCGGTGGACATCGCGAACACGGAACTGTCCGACGTCACGGAGGTCAGCCGCGAGGTGTCCACCAGGCTGATGCGAGCACTCGGTCACCTGCCGCGCCGTGTCGCGGTCGTTCGTGTCGATCTGATGCTCAACATGGCTGTGTCGGCGCTCGCGGTGTTCGAGCAGCGGCGCAACAGCGGGAACCCGGTCGTGGACACCGACTTCGACGAGACCGTGCGTCATCTGATCGACATGTCGGTGGGGGCGTTGGAGGCTCCGGAATCGGCCTCGGCCTGA
- a CDS encoding acyl-CoA dehydrogenase family protein, with protein sequence MFIDLTPEQRELQAELRRYFSGLISPAEAEIMLTERHGPTYRDVIRRMGKDGWLGVGWPVEFGGRGFGEIEQQIFVNEAVRADVPLPSVTLQTVGPTLMTYGTEEQKRKFLPAILAGEVHFAIGYSEPDAGTDLAALRTTAVRDGDDYVVNGQKIFTTGGHDADYIWLAVRTGDAESRHRGISILIVDTKDPGFTWTPIITADGAHHVNATYYSDVRVPASMLVGEENKGWKLITTQLNHERVMLGPAGRVAGLYEKVYEWAAKRDLLSLPDVRRGLGEIHATYRLNELLNWQVAAATGDVDIADASATKVFATERIQRVGRIADEIVGAHGDPGDPETAALMRWLDVQIKRNVVITFGGGVNEVMRELIAVAGLGLPRVPR encoded by the coding sequence GTGTTCATCGATCTGACACCCGAACAGCGTGAGCTGCAGGCGGAACTGCGCCGCTACTTCTCCGGACTGATCTCGCCGGCCGAGGCCGAGATCATGCTCACCGAACGCCACGGCCCCACCTACCGGGACGTGATCCGCCGCATGGGCAAGGACGGCTGGCTGGGCGTCGGCTGGCCCGTGGAGTTCGGCGGCCGCGGCTTCGGTGAGATCGAGCAGCAGATCTTCGTCAATGAGGCTGTGCGAGCAGATGTTCCGTTGCCGTCGGTGACGTTGCAGACCGTCGGACCGACGCTGATGACGTACGGCACCGAGGAGCAGAAGCGCAAGTTCCTGCCGGCGATCCTGGCCGGCGAGGTGCACTTCGCGATCGGCTACTCGGAGCCCGACGCCGGCACCGACCTTGCGGCCCTGCGCACCACCGCCGTCCGCGACGGCGACGACTATGTCGTCAACGGGCAGAAGATCTTCACGACCGGTGGCCACGACGCCGACTACATCTGGCTCGCGGTCCGCACCGGCGACGCCGAATCGCGGCACCGGGGTATCTCGATCCTCATCGTGGACACCAAGGACCCCGGGTTCACCTGGACGCCGATCATCACCGCCGACGGCGCGCACCACGTCAACGCCACGTACTACTCCGACGTCCGGGTGCCGGCGAGCATGCTTGTCGGCGAGGAGAACAAGGGCTGGAAGCTCATCACGACCCAGCTCAATCACGAGCGCGTCATGCTCGGGCCGGCCGGCCGCGTCGCCGGGCTGTACGAGAAGGTGTACGAGTGGGCCGCGAAGCGGGATCTGTTGTCGCTGCCGGACGTCCGACGTGGGCTCGGCGAGATCCACGCGACGTACCGCCTCAACGAGCTGCTGAACTGGCAGGTCGCTGCCGCGACCGGTGACGTCGACATCGCCGACGCGTCGGCCACCAAGGTCTTCGCCACCGAGCGCATTCAGCGGGTGGGTCGGATCGCCGACGAGATCGTCGGCGCGCACGGCGACCCGGGTGATCCCGAGACCGCCGCGCTGATGCGCTGGCTGGACGTCCAGATCAAGCGCAATGTCGTCATCACGTTCGGTGGCGGTGTCAACGAGGTCATGCGCGAGTTGATCGCGGTGGCCGGTCTGGGACTGCCGAGGGTGCCGCGATGA
- a CDS encoding bifunctional MaoC family dehydratase N-terminal/OB-fold nucleic acid binding domain-containing protein: MTDTTDSTAQILAGAEQVNAGGASKPRAGRDPVNMPMIRNWLEAIGDENPIYVDENAAVAAGYDGIVAPPAMAQVWTMRGLGAVREEDDPLGRMTQILDDAGFTSVVATNCDQIYHRYLRPGEEVTIESNLEDVVGPKKTGLGEGWFFTTRNFWKVGDEIVAEMLFRILKFAPPAKAPQAPESSSVPEDLDPSRMLRPTPSRDTQFFWDGVAAHELRIQQRPDGSLQHPPVPALWKDKTETTDYVVASGRGTVFSFVVHHAPKVPGRSLPFVVALVELDEGVRMLGELRDVDPSEVAVGMPVQAQFLDFPGDDETGNEPWTLYAWRPVKES; this comes from the coding sequence ATGACCGATACGACAGATTCGACCGCACAGATTCTGGCCGGGGCCGAGCAGGTCAACGCCGGGGGTGCCAGTAAGCCCCGCGCCGGGCGCGATCCGGTGAACATGCCGATGATCCGCAACTGGCTCGAGGCGATCGGCGACGAGAACCCGATCTATGTCGACGAGAATGCGGCTGTCGCAGCGGGTTACGACGGAATCGTCGCGCCTCCGGCGATGGCGCAGGTATGGACCATGCGCGGCCTCGGAGCGGTGCGCGAGGAGGACGACCCGCTGGGTCGGATGACGCAGATCCTCGACGACGCCGGTTTCACGTCGGTGGTCGCGACCAACTGTGATCAGATCTACCACCGCTATCTCCGTCCCGGCGAGGAGGTGACGATCGAGTCGAACCTCGAGGACGTGGTCGGGCCCAAGAAGACCGGGCTCGGCGAGGGCTGGTTCTTCACCACCCGCAACTTCTGGAAGGTCGGCGACGAGATCGTCGCCGAGATGCTCTTCCGCATCCTCAAGTTCGCGCCGCCCGCCAAGGCGCCGCAGGCGCCGGAATCATCTTCCGTTCCCGAGGATCTCGATCCCTCGCGGATGCTGCGCCCCACGCCGTCGCGCGACACCCAGTTCTTCTGGGACGGTGTCGCCGCGCACGAGTTGAGGATCCAGCAGCGCCCCGACGGCAGTCTGCAGCATCCGCCGGTGCCGGCGCTGTGGAAGGACAAGACCGAGACCACCGACTATGTCGTCGCGTCCGGCCGCGGAACCGTGTTCAGCTTCGTCGTCCACCACGCGCCCAAGGTGCCCGGTCGGTCGCTGCCGTTCGTGGTGGCCCTGGTCGAACTCGACGAGGGCGTGCGCATGCTCGGTGAGTTGCGCGACGTCGACCCGTCGGAGGTCGCGGTCGGCATGCCGGTGCAGGCCCAGTTCCTCGACTTCCCGGGCGATGACGAGACCGGGAACGAACCCTGGACGCTGTACGCGTGGCGTCCGGTGAAGGAGTCGTAA
- a CDS encoding lipid-transfer protein, translating to MSGLSGKAAIVGIGATDFSKDSGRSELRLAAEAVQAALDDAGLKPSDVDGLTSFTMDTNTEAAVARSVGIPNLKFFSRIHYGGGAACATIQQAAMAVATGVADVVVAYRAFNERSGARFGQVNAGLVQQVNSSGTDNAFSYPHGLGTPASFVAMVAQRYMHVYGATSEDFGRIAVADRKHAAVNPAAFFYGKPITLEDHQNSRFIAEPLHLLDCCQETDGGIAIVVTSPERAKDLPNKPAIVAAAAQGSGPDQYIMTSYYRDGLTGLPEMGLVADQLWEQSGLRPSDMQTAVLYDHFTPYVLMQLEELGFCGRGEARDFIADGAIELGGRLPINTHGGQLGEAYIHGMNGIAEGVRQIRGTSVNQVPDVENVLVTAGTGVPTSGLVLTA from the coding sequence ATGAGCGGGTTGTCCGGGAAGGCCGCGATCGTCGGCATCGGCGCCACCGACTTCTCCAAGGACTCGGGCCGCAGCGAGCTCCGGCTCGCGGCGGAGGCGGTGCAGGCCGCACTCGACGACGCGGGTCTGAAGCCGTCCGACGTGGACGGCCTGACGTCGTTCACGATGGACACCAACACCGAAGCGGCGGTCGCCCGTTCGGTCGGTATCCCGAACCTGAAGTTCTTCAGCCGCATCCACTACGGCGGCGGCGCGGCGTGCGCCACCATCCAGCAGGCGGCCATGGCCGTCGCCACCGGTGTCGCCGACGTCGTGGTGGCGTACCGCGCGTTCAACGAGCGCTCGGGCGCACGCTTCGGGCAGGTCAACGCCGGCCTGGTGCAGCAGGTGAACTCGTCGGGCACCGACAACGCCTTCTCGTACCCGCACGGGCTGGGGACGCCGGCGTCGTTCGTCGCGATGGTCGCGCAGCGGTACATGCACGTGTACGGCGCCACCAGTGAGGATTTCGGCCGTATCGCGGTCGCGGACCGCAAGCACGCGGCGGTCAACCCCGCCGCGTTCTTCTACGGCAAGCCGATCACGCTCGAGGACCATCAGAACTCGCGGTTCATCGCGGAGCCGCTGCACCTGCTGGACTGCTGCCAGGAGACCGACGGCGGCATCGCGATCGTCGTGACGTCGCCCGAGCGAGCGAAGGACCTGCCGAACAAGCCGGCGATCGTCGCGGCGGCCGCACAGGGCAGTGGGCCGGACCAGTACATCATGACCAGCTACTACCGCGACGGGCTGACGGGTCTGCCCGAGATGGGCCTGGTCGCCGACCAGTTGTGGGAGCAGTCCGGGCTGCGGCCGTCGGACATGCAGACCGCGGTGCTGTACGACCACTTCACGCCATACGTGCTGATGCAGCTCGAGGAACTCGGCTTCTGCGGGCGCGGCGAGGCCCGGGACTTCATCGCCGACGGCGCGATCGAGCTGGGCGGGCGCCTGCCGATCAACACCCACGGAGGCCAGCTGGGTGAGGCGTACATCCACGGTATGAACGGCATCGCGGAGGGCGTGCGGCAGATCCGCGGCACCTCGGTGAACCAGGTTCCGGACGTCGAGAACGTGCTCGTGACCGCCGGCACCGGTGTTCCCACCTCGGGACTCGTGCTCACGGCGTAG
- a CDS encoding MaoC family dehydratase, with protein MTSALDISVGDTLPGLSIHGDPTFIVSTALATRDFQDVHHDRDKAQQRGSKDIFVNILTDTGLVQRFVTDWAGPRARITSIKLRLGVPWYAYDTLNLSGEVVAAEDGLITVKVVGKDSLGDHITSTVTLVMNDDSDGARA; from the coding sequence ATGACCAGCGCACTCGACATCTCCGTCGGCGACACGCTGCCGGGTCTCTCGATCCATGGTGATCCCACGTTCATCGTCTCGACGGCGTTGGCCACCAGGGACTTCCAGGACGTCCACCACGACCGGGACAAGGCGCAGCAGCGCGGGTCGAAGGACATCTTCGTCAACATCCTCACCGACACCGGCCTGGTGCAGCGCTTCGTCACGGACTGGGCCGGTCCGCGGGCGCGGATCACGTCGATCAAGCTGCGACTCGGGGTGCCGTGGTACGCGTACGACACGCTGAATCTCTCGGGTGAGGTGGTGGCCGCCGAGGACGGGCTGATCACCGTCAAGGTGGTCGGCAAGGACAGCCTCGGCGACCACATCACGTCCACGGTCACCCTGGTGATGAACGACGACTCGGATGGAGCACGGGCATGA
- a CDS encoding arylsulfatase, translated as MNRHSIPIVRTDPHISAAVDYRDQQEPFTRPQPVRPPEGAPNVLLIMLDDVGFGTASAFGGPCRTPTADRLAADGVKYTRFHTTALCSPTRTATLTGRNHHSVGFGVIAEQATAAPGYNGTRPASAATVARILQGNGYATGAFGKMHQTPTWEISEAGPFDRWPTREGFDRFYGFLGAESDQFSPVLYRDFTVVDPPCSPEEGYHMSEDLVDRAMEWIESVGTMDPDKPWFCYLPFGACHAPLQVPDSYLDKYRGEFDHGWDRQREITLERQKQLGVVAPDTELAPWAPDLPHWDDLDADQKKVSARLMELYAAFLEHTDDQVGRLVDRLQETGALDNTLVLYMLGDNGASAEGGMEGSFNYLAGLNGYKQTTAEVLEKFDELGTPTSYPHYPASWAMALDTPYQWTKQAASHYGGTRNGLIAHWPEGIAESGIRDQWHHCVDITPTILEAVGVPAPDTVDGVPQKPMEGVAMNYTFADADAEDRHTTQYFEIYGNRGIYDHGWTAVTLHRAPWLMATHGLQLPAFDEDRWELYDTTVDWSQARDLAAEYPEKLEELKQKFLVEAARYQVLPLDDRTVTRNAAPKDRPPHPLRGRTSITLYPHMNGLPEKAAPPFFNRSYRITATLETGGNPCEGTLASVGGRFGGLALYVLDSKPVFCYNFSGGGLTFVRGEVPLTAENREVSVAFEYDGGGIGKGGTATLSVDGVVVGTGRIEKTTRAIFSMNEQLDIGINRGSPVCDEVDGRFEFSGRLHHVRIDLPGEGRPETAEERRRVALATH; from the coding sequence ATGAATCGGCATTCGATTCCTATCGTCCGCACCGACCCGCATATCTCCGCCGCGGTCGACTACCGCGATCAGCAGGAACCGTTCACACGTCCGCAACCGGTGCGCCCACCGGAGGGCGCACCCAACGTCCTGCTGATCATGCTCGACGACGTCGGTTTCGGTACCGCGTCGGCATTCGGCGGTCCGTGCCGCACGCCCACCGCCGATCGACTGGCCGCGGACGGCGTCAAGTACACCCGCTTCCACACCACGGCGCTGTGCTCGCCGACCCGCACGGCGACGCTCACCGGACGCAACCACCACAGCGTCGGCTTCGGCGTGATCGCCGAACAGGCCACGGCGGCACCGGGTTACAACGGGACCCGTCCGGCCTCGGCGGCGACGGTGGCGCGAATCCTGCAGGGCAACGGGTACGCGACCGGCGCGTTCGGCAAGATGCACCAGACGCCGACGTGGGAGATCAGTGAGGCGGGGCCGTTCGACCGATGGCCCACCCGTGAGGGTTTCGATCGCTTCTACGGCTTCCTCGGCGCCGAATCCGACCAGTTCTCCCCGGTTCTGTACCGCGACTTCACCGTCGTCGATCCGCCGTGCTCGCCCGAAGAGGGCTACCACATGTCGGAGGACCTGGTGGACCGCGCGATGGAGTGGATCGAGTCGGTCGGCACGATGGACCCGGACAAGCCGTGGTTCTGCTACCTGCCGTTCGGCGCGTGCCACGCCCCACTGCAGGTGCCGGACAGCTATCTCGACAAGTACCGCGGCGAGTTCGACCACGGCTGGGACCGCCAGCGGGAGATCACCCTCGAGCGGCAGAAGCAGCTCGGGGTGGTCGCGCCGGACACGGAGCTCGCCCCGTGGGCGCCGGACCTGCCGCACTGGGACGATCTGGACGCCGACCAGAAGAAGGTCTCGGCCCGGCTGATGGAGCTGTACGCGGCCTTCCTCGAGCACACCGACGACCAGGTCGGCCGGCTCGTCGACCGGCTGCAGGAGACGGGCGCACTCGACAACACCCTGGTGCTGTACATGCTCGGCGACAACGGCGCGTCCGCCGAGGGCGGCATGGAGGGCTCGTTCAACTACCTCGCCGGGCTCAACGGCTACAAGCAGACCACCGCCGAGGTGCTCGAGAAGTTCGACGAACTGGGCACCCCGACGAGCTACCCGCACTACCCGGCGTCGTGGGCGATGGCGCTCGACACCCCGTACCAGTGGACCAAGCAGGCCGCTTCCCACTACGGCGGCACCCGCAACGGGCTGATCGCGCACTGGCCCGAGGGGATCGCCGAGTCCGGCATCCGCGACCAGTGGCATCACTGCGTGGACATCACCCCGACGATCCTCGAGGCGGTGGGCGTGCCGGCGCCGGACACCGTCGACGGCGTGCCGCAGAAGCCCATGGAGGGTGTCGCGATGAACTACACGTTCGCCGACGCCGACGCCGAGGACCGGCACACCACGCAGTACTTCGAGATCTACGGCAACCGCGGCATCTACGACCACGGGTGGACGGCCGTGACGCTGCACCGGGCACCGTGGCTGATGGCGACGCACGGACTGCAGCTCCCTGCGTTCGACGAGGATCGATGGGAGCTGTATGACACCACCGTCGACTGGTCGCAGGCCCGCGACCTGGCGGCCGAGTACCCGGAGAAGCTCGAGGAACTCAAGCAGAAGTTCCTCGTCGAGGCGGCGCGCTACCAGGTGCTCCCCCTCGACGACCGCACCGTGACGAGGAACGCTGCACCCAAGGACCGCCCGCCGCATCCGCTGCGCGGACGGACGAGCATCACGTTGTACCCGCACATGAACGGCCTGCCGGAGAAGGCGGCACCGCCGTTCTTCAACCGCTCGTACAGGATCACGGCCACGCTCGAGACCGGCGGAAACCCGTGCGAGGGAACGCTGGCGAGCGTGGGCGGCCGGTTCGGCGGCCTGGCCCTCTACGTTCTCGATTCGAAGCCCGTGTTCTGCTACAACTTCAGCGGCGGCGGCCTGACGTTCGTGCGCGGCGAGGTACCCCTGACCGCCGAGAACCGCGAGGTGTCCGTCGCGTTCGAATACGACGGCGGTGGGATCGGGAAGGGCGGAACGGCAACGCTTTCCGTCGACGGTGTCGTCGTCGGTACCGGACGGATCGAGAAGACCACCCGCGCGATCTTCAGCATGAACGAGCAGCTCGACATCGGCATCAACCGCGGCAGCCCGGTGTGCGACGAGGTCGACGGCCGGTTCGAATTCAGCGGACGCCTCCACCACGTCCGCATCGACCTGCCCGGAGAGGGCCGACCGGAGACGGCGGAGGAACGGCGCCGAGTCGCCCTCGCGACCCACTAG